Proteins co-encoded in one Quercus robur chromosome 8, dhQueRobu3.1, whole genome shotgun sequence genomic window:
- the LOC126695346 gene encoding 2-alkenal reductase (NADP(+)-dependent)-like has translation MAGVVESREWHLAAYAPEGVPTSDHLKLRTVTLSLDVDSIPDHHLIVQNIFISVDPYQRTLMSGLADGLYFPQTQLNEVVSAPTIARVIRSKDSSYREGDIVLNPFGPIAEYCVLPSALHLRKVDPASELPLQEFLSSLGLPGFAAWVGIEVLGDPKPGSNVFVSAAAGGVGMFAGQLAKLKGCRVIGSTGSDEKVKLIKEEFGYDDAFNYKTETDLDAALSKYFPNGIDIYFDNVGGEMLEAVLNHVNRHARIPVCGMISQYKKIWTERQGVRNLLNMVGKEVRMEGFLVGSHLNRFGDFAKEMESYIKEGKISSKLKIYHGIESYLESLGSLFTSSNFGKVIIEVKK, from the exons ATGGCAGGTGTGGTTGAGAGCAGAGAATGGCACTTGGCTGCATATGCACCCGAAGGTGTTCCAACGTCTGATCATCTCAAACTCCGTACAGTCACTTTATCACTCGATGTTGATTCAATTCCGGACCACCATCTCATTGTTCAGAACATCTTCATCTCCGTCGATCCATATCAACGTACCCTGATGTCTGGCCTTGCAGATGGCCTTTACTTTCCTCAGACCCAACTTAACGag GTGGTAAGCGCACCTACAATTGCAAGGGTGATTCGGTCAAAGGACAGTAGTTACAGGGAAGGTGATATTGTCCTCAATCCTTTTGGTCCTATTGCCGAATATTGTGTTTTACCATCCGCGTTGCATTTAAGGAAGGTTGACCCAGCATCTGAGCTTCCATTGCAAGAGTTTCTCAGTTCTCTTG GGCTACCAGGTTTTGCAGCATGGGTGGGAATAGAGGTACTAGGAGACCCAAAGCCAGGGTCAAATGTGTTTGTTTCGGCTGCGGCTGGAGGTGTTGGAATGTTTGCAGGGCAATTGGCTAAACTCAAAGGTTGCAGGGTTATTGGCAGCACTGGATCAGATGAGAAG GTAAAGCTCATAAAGGAGGAATTTGGATATGATGATGCATTCAACTACAAAACAGAAACAGACTTAGATGCTGCATTAAGcaa GTACTTCCCTAATGgtattgatatttattttgacaATGTTGGTGGTGAGATGCTTGAGGCTGTCCTCAACCATGTTAACAGgcatgcacgaatcccagtttGTGGCATGATATCCCAATATAAGAAG ATCTGGACAGAGAGACAAGGGGTAAGAAATCTGCTTAATATGGTAGGTAAGGAGGTGAGGATGGAAGGGTTTTTGGTGGGTTCACATTTGAATCGTTTTGGGGATTTTGCAAAGGAAATGGAGAGCTACATAAAAGAAGGCAAGATTAGTTCCAAGCTCAAAATCTACCATGGAATTGAGAGCTACTTGGAGAGCTTAGGCTCCCTCTTCACAAGCTCTAATTTTGGAAAAGTTATAATTGAAGTTaagaaataa